In a single window of the Agrobacterium vitis genome:
- a CDS encoding MBL fold metallo-hydrolase, producing the protein MNRRTMIAGAALGALSAPALITRAAFAQAETSMDINHAMPPETHRFQLGGFEVVVIKDGTRVSDKPGETFGINQSPETVSALLQKNFLPTDKFVNGFSPVLINTGSDVILFDTGMGEQGRVNGMGRLSEGMMAAGYSPDDVTIVVLTHMHGDHIGGLMEKGKPAFTKARYIAGQREYDFWTNSARAGTPAEGGQKAVLANVKPLAEKITFLGDQGGDVVSGIRGEAAFGHSPGHMIFHVESKGKRLLLTADTANHFVLSLQRPDWEVKFDMDKAQAAATRKRVFDMAATDKVAFLGYHMPFPSVGYVETLDTGYRFVPKSYQFDL; encoded by the coding sequence ATGAACAGGCGAACAATGATCGCAGGGGCTGCTTTGGGCGCCTTGTCGGCCCCGGCGCTGATAACGCGGGCAGCCTTTGCGCAAGCGGAGACATCGATGGATATCAATCATGCCATGCCCCCGGAGACCCACAGGTTCCAGCTCGGCGGGTTTGAAGTCGTGGTCATCAAGGACGGCACGCGGGTTTCCGACAAGCCGGGCGAGACCTTTGGCATCAACCAGAGCCCGGAAACGGTGTCGGCGCTGCTGCAAAAGAATTTCCTGCCGACCGACAAATTCGTCAACGGCTTTTCGCCGGTGCTGATCAATACCGGCTCGGATGTCATCCTGTTCGATACCGGCATGGGCGAACAGGGCCGCGTCAACGGCATGGGACGGTTGAGCGAAGGCATGATGGCGGCAGGCTATTCGCCTGACGATGTGACCATCGTCGTTCTCACCCATATGCATGGCGACCATATCGGCGGGCTGATGGAAAAGGGCAAACCGGCCTTCACCAAGGCGCGTTATATCGCCGGGCAGCGCGAATATGATTTCTGGACCAATTCCGCCCGCGCAGGCACGCCAGCCGAAGGCGGACAGAAAGCGGTTCTGGCCAATGTGAAGCCGCTAGCCGAGAAAATCACCTTCCTTGGCGATCAAGGCGGCGATGTGGTCTCCGGCATTCGCGGCGAGGCCGCTTTCGGCCATTCGCCGGGCCATATGATTTTCCATGTCGAATCCAAGGGCAAGCGCCTGCTGTTGACCGCAGACACCGCCAACCATTTCGTGCTGTCGCTGCAACGTCCCGATTGGGAAGTGAAATTCGACATGGACAAGGCTCAGGCCGCCGCCACTCGTAAACGGGTGTTCGACATGGCAGCAACCGACAAGGTTGCCTTCCTGGGCTATCACATGCCCTTCCCCTCGGTCGGCTATGTCGAAACGCTCGATACCGGCTACCGATTCGTGCCGAAGAGCTATCAATTCGATCTTTGA
- a CDS encoding nucleoside deaminase has translation MTPTIRFMDVALEEARLAGARGEVPIGAVLVKDGVILARAGNETRALQDVTAHAEILAIRRACAILEDERLAGADLYVTLEPCTMCAAAISFARIRRLYYGAPDEKGGGVDHGARFYSQPTCHHAPDVYAAIGETEAAALLKDFFTAKR, from the coding sequence ATGACGCCGACAATCCGTTTCATGGATGTTGCCCTGGAAGAGGCCCGCCTGGCTGGCGCGCGCGGCGAGGTGCCAATTGGCGCCGTGCTGGTCAAGGACGGCGTCATTTTGGCCCGGGCTGGCAATGAAACCCGCGCCTTGCAGGATGTCACGGCCCATGCGGAAATCCTGGCGATCCGCCGCGCCTGCGCCATTCTGGAGGACGAACGGCTGGCGGGCGCCGATCTCTATGTGACGCTGGAACCCTGTACGATGTGCGCGGCGGCAATTTCCTTTGCCCGCATCCGCCGACTTTATTATGGGGCACCCGATGAAAAGGGCGGGGGCGTCGATCATGGTGCGCGTTTTTACAGCCAGCCCACCTGCCATCACGCGCCGGATGTCTATGCCGCAATCGGCGAGACCGAGGCTGCCGCTCTGCTGAAGGATTTTTTCACCGCCAAGCGATGA
- a CDS encoding pseudouridine synthase has product MTDKEKFKRPGSKPAGRPFKTSADKPGKSGPKSFGAQKSFGAKSDAAPRAKSDAAPRQKPDAGPRPKPDAAPRKSAAPAAKTGSEDTLKPERISKLLARAGIASRRDVERMIMEGRVAVNGKVLDSPVLNATLADRIEVDGEAIRGIERTRLWLYHKPSGLVTTNSDPEGRPTVFDNLPEELPRVMSIGRLDINTEGLLLLTNDGGLARVLELPTTGWLRRYRVRAYGEIDQAKLDTLKDGIAVDGVLYGAIDAVLDRSQGHNVWITMGLREGKNREIKNVLGALGLEVNRLIRISYGPFQLGDLPESQVQEVRGRMLRDQFGPRLIEESKANFDAPLYSNAPAEEDDAPAPKAKAKAEEGNWKKETRAPKPRGFDNREDAREKALSRLDTRRDGAKPAFGSKPGFGSKPGFKGKPAAGRDGDDASRDGKPKRMPLGQSRTANVWMAPGARPVSEKKAASDEARKSGPRSRPDGAPQTKRYGRTMDGAPTKSLSRHDPDRGHYAGSDDKDLRVKVSRARDAEGEWIRAEGPDSKPAGRGGRDGEGFGGKRDFGAKRDGADRGARPAYGDKPAYGDRPARGERAAPSDRPSRGQWPARGDRPERGERPDRSAAPARSDRPYSGRPTGERAERPTGDRPYDGRPKSRSASGDKPSFGGKPSFGGKPAGKSSFGGKPSSGGKPAFGGKPGGKPSFGGKPGGKSGGDRPGAGRGPSRGPSSGPSGGPRGKR; this is encoded by the coding sequence ATGACCGATAAAGAAAAGTTCAAGCGGCCGGGCAGCAAACCCGCAGGCCGCCCCTTCAAGACATCTGCCGATAAACCCGGCAAATCCGGCCCGAAAAGCTTTGGTGCCCAGAAAAGCTTTGGCGCAAAGTCCGATGCGGCACCGCGTGCCAAATCGGATGCGGCACCGCGCCAAAAACCTGATGCGGGACCGCGCCCCAAACCTGATGCGGCACCGCGCAAGAGCGCAGCACCTGCTGCCAAGACAGGCAGCGAGGACACGCTGAAGCCCGAGCGGATTTCCAAGCTGCTGGCCCGCGCCGGTATCGCTTCGCGCCGTGACGTGGAACGCATGATCATGGAAGGCCGTGTGGCCGTCAATGGCAAGGTGCTGGACAGCCCGGTGCTGAACGCCACCCTGGCCGACAGGATCGAAGTGGATGGCGAGGCCATTCGCGGCATCGAGCGCACCCGGCTCTGGCTCTATCACAAGCCATCCGGCCTGGTGACCACCAATTCCGACCCGGAGGGCCGCCCGACCGTCTTCGACAACCTGCCGGAGGAATTGCCTCGGGTGATGTCGATTGGCCGGCTCGATATCAATACCGAAGGCCTGCTGCTGTTGACCAATGACGGCGGCTTGGCGCGGGTGCTGGAACTGCCGACCACCGGCTGGCTGCGCCGCTACCGCGTGCGCGCCTATGGCGAAATCGACCAGGCCAAGCTGGATACGCTGAAGGACGGCATCGCCGTTGACGGCGTGCTCTACGGTGCCATCGACGCGGTTCTGGACCGCAGCCAAGGCCATAATGTCTGGATCACCATGGGCTTGCGCGAAGGCAAGAACCGGGAAATCAAGAATGTGCTCGGCGCGCTTGGCCTTGAGGTCAACCGGCTGATTCGCATTTCCTATGGTCCGTTCCAGTTGGGCGACCTGCCGGAATCCCAGGTGCAGGAAGTGCGTGGCCGCATGTTGCGCGATCAGTTCGGTCCGCGCCTGATCGAGGAATCCAAGGCCAATTTCGACGCGCCGCTCTATTCCAACGCACCTGCCGAGGAAGACGATGCTCCCGCGCCGAAAGCCAAGGCGAAAGCCGAGGAAGGCAATTGGAAGAAGGAAACACGGGCACCCAAGCCGCGCGGCTTCGACAACCGTGAGGACGCCCGCGAAAAGGCACTCAGCCGGCTCGACACCCGCCGCGACGGCGCAAAGCCTGCCTTTGGCAGCAAACCCGGATTTGGCAGCAAGCCTGGCTTCAAGGGAAAACCTGCTGCCGGGCGTGATGGCGACGATGCCAGCCGCGATGGCAAGCCAAAGCGCATGCCGCTTGGCCAGAGCCGCACCGCCAATGTCTGGATGGCGCCGGGCGCTCGTCCGGTGTCTGAAAAGAAGGCGGCAAGCGACGAAGCTCGCAAAAGCGGGCCACGGTCGCGCCCGGATGGGGCGCCGCAGACCAAGCGTTATGGCCGCACCATGGATGGTGCGCCCACCAAGAGCCTTTCGCGTCACGACCCGGATCGTGGGCATTATGCCGGCAGCGACGATAAAGATTTGCGCGTCAAGGTCAGCCGCGCCCGCGATGCCGAAGGCGAATGGATTCGCGCTGAAGGCCCAGACAGCAAACCAGCCGGACGTGGCGGACGCGATGGCGAAGGCTTTGGCGGCAAGCGCGATTTCGGCGCCAAGCGGGATGGCGCAGATCGTGGTGCCCGGCCTGCATATGGTGACAAACCTGCATATGGTGATCGGCCAGCACGTGGCGAGCGTGCAGCGCCAAGCGATCGTCCATCGCGGGGCCAATGGCCCGCACGTGGAGATCGTCCGGAGCGGGGCGAAAGACCAGATCGCAGCGCGGCTCCGGCCCGCAGTGATCGCCCCTATTCCGGCCGCCCCACCGGAGAAAGAGCCGAACGGCCAACCGGCGACCGGCCTTATGACGGACGGCCAAAATCCCGTTCTGCCTCTGGCGATAAGCCGTCCTTTGGTGGGAAACCATCGTTTGGCGGAAAACCGGCGGGCAAATCCTCATTCGGCGGCAAGCCGTCTTCCGGTGGAAAGCCCGCCTTTGGCGGTAAGCCTGGCGGCAAGCCTTCCTTCGGCGGCAAGCCGGGTGGAAAGTCCGGTGGAGATCGGCCAGGTGCGGGTCGCGGCCCATCGCGCGGTCCTTCTTCCGGCCCATCCGGCGGCCCCCGGGGCAAGAGGTAA
- the rsmD gene encoding 16S rRNA (guanine(966)-N(2))-methyltransferase RsmD, translating to MRIVGGEFRGRSLAAPKTDAIRPTIDRTRESLFNILMHAHPECLDGTRVLDLFAGTGAIGLEALSRGCRSALFVENSVEGRGLLWENIDNLGLHGRAKILRRDATDLGSVSTMEPFHLLFADPPYGKGLGEKAFAAAHQGGWLVPGALALLEERADVLVQAPEAFALLEERIFGDTRISFFAYRPG from the coding sequence ATGCGGATTGTTGGTGGAGAATTTCGGGGGCGTAGCCTTGCCGCGCCCAAGACCGACGCCATCCGGCCGACCATCGACCGGACACGCGAAAGCCTGTTCAACATCCTGATGCACGCCCATCCCGAATGTCTTGATGGCACGCGGGTTCTCGACCTGTTTGCCGGCACTGGCGCCATCGGGCTGGAAGCCCTGTCGCGCGGTTGCCGTTCGGCGCTGTTTGTCGAAAATAGTGTCGAAGGCCGTGGCCTGCTGTGGGAAAATATCGACAATCTTGGCCTGCATGGCCGCGCCAAGATCCTGCGACGCGATGCCACCGACCTCGGTTCGGTCAGCACGATGGAACCCTTCCATCTGCTGTTTGCCGATCCGCCCTATGGCAAAGGCCTCGGCGAAAAGGCCTTTGCCGCTGCCCACCAGGGCGGTTGGCTGGTGCCCGGAGCTTTGGCTCTACTGGAAGAGCGCGCCGATGTCCTGGTCCAGGCGCCCGAAGCCTTCGCTCTACTGGAAGAGCGGATCTTCGGCGATACAAGAATTTCATTCTTTGCCTATAGACCGGGTTGA
- a CDS encoding patatin-like phospholipase family protein: MPQDVQSHKSLVEVGPSTPTVAVALGAGGARGLAHIHVLEALEEMGIEPVAIAGSSIGAIIGAGKAAGMSAAEMRDHALETVGKRNEVFKRIWGLRPPTMRHAIGGFRLGQFNLERILRAFLPSRIPDDFSGLGIPLKVISTDYYGHCEQVSEDGDLYQALAASAAIPALFMPVMLNGRLMIDGGIFNPVPYEHLMGLADIVIGIDIVGGPVGVDDIPNRIDSLFGASQLMMQSHLALKLKLGPPAIFLRPPVNGFGVMDFMKAKQIFEVSAPVKDEVKRALEAQFALLAQR, translated from the coding sequence ATGCCGCAGGATGTCCAATCCCATAAATCCCTCGTTGAGGTAGGACCCAGCACGCCAACGGTTGCCGTGGCGTTGGGGGCTGGCGGTGCGCGGGGCCTTGCCCATATTCATGTGCTGGAAGCCCTTGAGGAAATGGGGATCGAGCCTGTGGCGATTGCCGGTTCCTCCATCGGTGCCATTATCGGGGCCGGCAAGGCTGCGGGCATGTCGGCAGCCGAAATGCGTGACCATGCGCTGGAAACCGTCGGCAAGCGCAATGAAGTCTTCAAGCGGATCTGGGGCCTGCGCCCGCCGACCATGCGCCATGCCATCGGCGGGTTCCGGCTCGGACAGTTCAATCTGGAGCGTATTCTGCGCGCCTTCTTGCCATCCCGGATTCCCGATGATTTTTCCGGCCTTGGCATTCCGCTGAAAGTGATCTCCACCGATTATTACGGCCATTGCGAACAGGTCAGCGAAGACGGCGATCTTTATCAGGCGCTGGCTGCTTCCGCTGCCATTCCCGCCCTGTTCATGCCTGTCATGTTGAACGGGCGGCTGATGATCGATGGCGGCATCTTCAATCCCGTCCCTTATGAACATCTGATGGGCCTTGCCGATATCGTCATCGGCATCGACATCGTCGGCGGCCCGGTCGGAGTGGACGATATCCCGAACCGCATTGACAGCCTGTTCGGCGCCTCTCAGCTGATGATGCAATCGCATCTCGCCCTGAAACTCAAGCTTGGCCCACCAGCCATTTTCCTGCGCCCGCCGGTCAATGGTTTCGGCGTGATGGATTTCATGAAGGCCAAGCAGATCTTCGAGGTGTCCGCCCCTGTCAAAGACGAGGTCAAGCGGGCCTTGGAAGCGCAATTTGCGCTTCTCGCTCAGCGCTAG
- a CDS encoding monovalent cation:proton antiporter-2 (CPA2) family protein has protein sequence MSTAPTLLFTEALVLLGGAVVAAPIFRKLGLGTVLGYLAAGAVIGPVAHVITGAEEILSVAELGIVFLLFVIGLELKPSTLWKMRADIFGLGTAQVMLGGALLTGVALVFDLLDWRGAVIAGFGLSLSSTAFALQILNDRSDLNSQYGQRTFSVLLFQDLAIVPLLALISILGAQAAPAPSSLWIDIGVAVTATLAMILAGRYLLNPLFQVMARTGAREVMIAAALFIVLGSAMLMQAVGLSMAMGAFLAGVMLAESSYRHELEADIEPFRGILQALFFMAVGLSVQFNVIFANLWLLAVAVPVVMLIKGISIYALCRLAGSRHDDAIRIAAILPQGGEFGFVLFTTAVSAGVFSSATSSLLISIVTLTMALTPVVAALSSRLLSRDQHEELDEDFDGAGSDVLMIGFSRFGQIAAQVLLASGRDVTIIDDSADRIRQAASFGFRIYFGDGTRLDMLRAAGIEKAKVVAVCTQKREVTDRIVDLVASEFPQARLFVRSYDRVHSLWLRARNVEYELRETVESGLKFGRKTIEALGVDEDMAEAIEADIRRRDDERLRIQAVEGIKGGAHMLYNRPVQPEPLIKPKRGHETEKDQEKDRDTAA, from the coding sequence ATGAGCACCGCACCCACCCTGTTGTTTACCGAGGCTCTCGTACTTTTGGGCGGCGCCGTGGTCGCCGCACCGATTTTCCGCAAGCTCGGCCTTGGCACGGTGCTCGGCTATCTGGCGGCAGGCGCCGTCATCGGTCCTGTCGCCCATGTCATTACCGGGGCGGAGGAAATCCTTTCTGTTGCCGAGCTTGGCATCGTCTTTCTGCTGTTCGTCATCGGGCTGGAGTTGAAACCCTCGACCCTGTGGAAAATGCGGGCCGATATTTTTGGTCTGGGCACCGCCCAGGTGATGTTGGGCGGAGCGCTGCTGACGGGCGTGGCGCTGGTGTTTGACCTTCTTGACTGGCGCGGCGCGGTGATTGCCGGTTTTGGCCTGTCGCTGTCCTCTACCGCTTTTGCGTTGCAGATCCTCAATGATCGCAGTGACCTCAACAGCCAATACGGCCAGCGTACCTTTTCCGTCCTGCTCTTCCAGGACCTGGCGATCGTGCCGCTGCTGGCGCTGATTTCCATTCTCGGTGCCCAGGCGGCGCCTGCGCCCAGCTCGTTATGGATCGATATCGGCGTTGCCGTCACCGCGACGCTGGCGATGATCCTGGCCGGGCGCTATTTGCTCAATCCGCTGTTCCAGGTCATGGCCCGCACCGGCGCCCGCGAGGTGATGATTGCCGCCGCCCTGTTCATCGTGCTCGGATCGGCCATGCTGATGCAGGCGGTTGGCCTTTCCATGGCCATGGGGGCCTTTCTGGCCGGTGTCATGCTGGCCGAATCCTCTTATCGCCATGAATTGGAAGCCGATATCGAGCCGTTTCGCGGCATTCTCCAGGCCCTGTTTTTCATGGCGGTGGGCCTGTCCGTCCAGTTCAACGTGATTTTTGCCAATCTCTGGCTGTTGGCCGTCGCCGTGCCGGTGGTGATGTTGATCAAGGGGATCAGCATTTACGCTCTATGCCGGCTGGCCGGGTCCCGCCATGATGATGCCATTCGCATTGCCGCCATCCTGCCGCAGGGCGGTGAATTCGGTTTCGTGCTGTTTACCACCGCCGTCTCGGCGGGGGTGTTTTCCAGCGCCACGTCGTCGCTGCTGATTTCCATCGTCACGCTCACCATGGCGCTGACGCCGGTGGTCGCGGCGCTCTCCTCCCGGCTTCTGTCGCGCGATCAGCATGAGGAGCTGGATGAGGATTTTGACGGTGCCGGTTCGGATGTGTTGATGATCGGCTTTTCGCGTTTTGGCCAGATCGCCGCCCAGGTGTTGTTGGCCAGCGGCCGGGACGTGACGATTATCGACGATTCCGCCGACCGTATCCGTCAGGCCGCCTCCTTCGGGTTCCGTATTTATTTCGGCGATGGCACGCGGCTGGACATGTTGCGGGCCGCTGGCATCGAAAAGGCCAAGGTGGTGGCGGTCTGCACCCAGAAGCGCGAAGTCACCGACCGGATCGTAGACCTGGTCGCCTCCGAATTTCCCCAGGCGCGGCTGTTCGTGCGCTCCTATGACCGTGTTCACAGCCTGTGGCTGCGGGCGCGCAATGTCGAATATGAACTGCGCGAAACGGTGGAATCAGGCTTGAAATTCGGGCGCAAGACCATTGAGGCGCTGGGTGTCGATGAGGACATGGCCGAGGCCATCGAGGCCGATATCCGTCGCCGGGACGATGAGCGCCTGCGCATTCAGGCAGTAGAAGGCATCAAGGGCGGCGCCCACATGCTGTATAACAGACCTGTCCAGCCGGAACCGCTGATCAAACCCAAACGGGGACATGAGACCGAGAAAGATCAGGAAAAAGACAGGGATACGGCTGCTTAG
- a CDS encoding TldD/PmbA family protein: MSSENSPEHLLSRAHQLVDLARKAGAERADAVVVRSRAHSVSVRLGKVEQTESSESDDFSLRVFIGNRVASVSANPGFDLTALAERAVAMARVSPEDPYTGLADEEDLARTYPDLQLYDPTEVSSDALRDAALAMEEAALAVKGVSNSLGASASAGMGGLVLVTSHGFSGHYQASRFSRSTGVIAGEGTSMERDHDYDSRLYFAELDSPEEIGRRAGERTVRRINPRKADTAKNLTVVLDPRVARGFVGHIAGAINGAAVARKTSFLRDRMGQQVLKSGLDITDDPTRVRGSSSRPFDGEGVMGKPLTMIEDGVLRHWFLSTSAARELGLKTNGRGARGGTSVSPSSSNLALEPGDITPEALISGISSGFYITDMIGHGVDMITGDYSRGASGFWIENGELTYPVSEVTIASNLKHMFMAMTPANDIDRKFGVAAPTLAIEGLTIAGK, encoded by the coding sequence ATGTCATCTGAAAATTCTCCCGAACATCTTTTGTCGCGCGCCCACCAACTGGTCGATCTGGCCCGCAAGGCCGGAGCCGAGCGGGCTGACGCCGTCGTGGTGCGCTCCCGCGCCCATTCGGTCAGCGTGCGGCTGGGCAAGGTCGAACAGACCGAATCCTCGGAAAGCGACGATTTTTCGCTACGGGTGTTTATCGGCAACCGCGTCGCGTCCGTCTCGGCCAATCCGGGCTTTGACCTGACGGCGCTGGCCGAACGCGCCGTTGCCATGGCGAGGGTTTCGCCGGAAGACCCGTATACCGGCCTTGCCGATGAAGAGGATCTGGCCCGGACCTATCCGGATCTGCAACTTTACGACCCGACCGAAGTGTCGAGCGATGCGCTGCGCGATGCGGCCCTTGCCATGGAAGAGGCAGCTCTTGCCGTCAAAGGCGTCAGTAATTCGCTGGGAGCCAGTGCATCGGCGGGCATGGGCGGCTTGGTCCTCGTCACCTCGCACGGCTTTTCCGGCCACTACCAGGCCTCGCGCTTTTCCCGCTCGACCGGGGTAATCGCTGGCGAAGGCACGTCGATGGAGCGCGACCACGATTATGACAGCCGCCTCTATTTCGCCGAGCTGGACAGTCCTGAAGAGATTGGCAGGCGCGCAGGCGAGCGCACGGTGCGCCGGATCAATCCGCGCAAGGCCGATACCGCCAAGAACCTGACGGTTGTGCTTGATCCGCGCGTCGCACGCGGCTTTGTCGGCCATATCGCTGGCGCCATCAATGGTGCGGCGGTGGCCCGCAAAACGTCTTTCCTGCGTGACCGGATGGGCCAGCAGGTGCTGAAATCCGGCCTTGATATCACCGACGATCCGACCCGGGTGCGCGGCTCGTCCTCGCGTCCCTTCGATGGCGAAGGGGTGATGGGCAAGCCTCTGACGATGATCGAGGACGGCGTTTTGCGCCATTGGTTCCTGTCGACGTCGGCGGCGCGCGAACTGGGCTTGAAAACCAATGGCCGCGGCGCGCGCGGTGGCACCTCCGTCTCGCCCTCCTCCTCCAATCTGGCGCTGGAGCCGGGCGACATCACGCCGGAAGCGCTGATATCAGGTATTTCCAGTGGATTTTACATTACCGACATGATCGGCCATGGGGTTGACATGATCACCGGCGATTACAGCCGAGGGGCCTCCGGTTTCTGGATCGAGAATGGCGAACTGACCTATCCGGTGTCGGAAGTGACGATTGCTTCCAACCTGAAGCACATGTTCATGGCGATGACGCCAGCCAATGACATCGACCGCAAATTCGGCGTCGCGGCTCCGACCCTTGCCATCGAAGGCCTGACGATTGCAGGGAAATAA
- a CDS encoding 3'(2'),5'-bisphosphate nucleotidase CysQ — protein sequence MPDLQADLDLIAEAARQAGEVALAYFGADPDVWWKNEGQSPVSAADYAANSLLEKLLRGARPSYGWLSEENDDDESRLSRDIVFVIDPIDGTRAFLAGEKTWCVSVAVVHRGRPVAAALVAPALGETFLATADGQASLNGKTIAVANRLPHQSLRVATPAELLKAFRDGVRERLERVAHIPSLAYRLALVADGRIDATLVMKNSHDWDLAAADLILERAGGALTDIHGKPLLYNRPQVRHGHLLAGSNAVLPELLAAFSAGPETASDKGR from the coding sequence ATGCCAGATCTTCAAGCCGATCTCGACCTCATTGCCGAGGCAGCGCGGCAGGCTGGCGAGGTGGCGCTTGCCTATTTCGGGGCCGACCCGGATGTCTGGTGGAAAAACGAGGGCCAATCACCGGTCAGCGCGGCGGATTATGCTGCCAACAGCCTGCTGGAAAAGCTCCTGCGCGGCGCACGCCCTTCTTATGGCTGGCTTTCGGAGGAAAATGACGACGATGAAAGCCGGCTAAGCCGCGACATCGTCTTCGTCATCGACCCGATCGATGGCACCCGCGCCTTCCTGGCCGGTGAAAAGACCTGGTGTGTGTCCGTCGCGGTCGTGCATCGTGGCCGCCCGGTGGCGGCCGCCCTGGTCGCCCCTGCGCTTGGCGAAACCTTTCTGGCGACCGCCGATGGGCAAGCAAGTTTGAACGGCAAAACGATCGCCGTTGCCAACCGCCTGCCCCATCAAAGCCTGCGGGTGGCGACGCCTGCCGAATTGCTCAAGGCCTTCAGGGACGGTGTGCGCGAGCGGCTGGAACGGGTCGCCCATATTCCTTCGCTCGCCTATCGGCTGGCGCTGGTGGCAGATGGGCGGATCGATGCGACGCTGGTGATGAAAAACTCCCATGACTGGGACCTGGCCGCTGCCGACCTCATTCTTGAACGGGCCGGCGGGGCGCTGACCGATATCCACGGCAAGCCGCTGCTCTACAACCGGCCGCAGGTGCGCCATGGCCATCTTCTGGCCGGATCGAACGCCGTCCTGCCGGAACTGCTGGCCGCCTTTTCGGCAGGACCGGAGACTGCATCGGACAAGGGCCGATAA
- a CDS encoding DUF4170 domain-containing protein produces the protein MTEKNDRKQLLHLVFGGELSNLAEVQFRNLEELDIVGIFPDYATALSAWKSKAQQTVDNAHMRYFIVHMHRLLTPGEQ, from the coding sequence ATGACCGAGAAAAACGACAGGAAACAGCTTCTGCATCTGGTGTTCGGCGGAGAGCTGAGCAATCTGGCCGAGGTTCAATTCCGTAACCTTGAGGAATTGGACATCGTCGGGATCTTCCCTGATTATGCAACCGCACTTTCCGCATGGAAAAGCAAAGCGCAGCAGACAGTCGACAATGCCCATATGCGGTATTTCATTGTGCATATGCATCGCCTGCTGACCCCTGGCGAACAATAA
- the waaA gene encoding lipid IV(A) 3-deoxy-D-manno-octulosonic acid transferase has product MSALARIALTAYRWAGIVAFPCAGLFLSIRAAKGKEDRSRRLERVGYAAANRPRGPLVWVHAASVGEMMAVTALMRELRRCEINVLLTTGTTTSAQIAGDRLQDGVIHQYVPIDALPAVRRFLDYWQPDMMIGVESEIWPTMLQDLHDRQIPQILVNARISDRSFARWQRHPNVASSLFSKLAMVVAQSEVDAERFRDLGAWPVSVSGNIKVDTDAPPCDSDLLSSYERQIGHRKTWAAISTAEGEEKIAAMVHRALKAHMGQLSIVVPRHPERADAIEAMMIEQGLTVARRSRNDPITPQTDVFLGDTIGEMGLYLRLTDIAFVGRSMMKEGGGGNPMEPAVLGCAVLSGPHVENFRESYQRLVRHGAARVVRDAETLAKAVHFLMNNHLARHKMSDSGMEAVQDMRGALTATIKAMEPYINPLTVKARLEPKTAAGE; this is encoded by the coding sequence ATGAGCGCATTGGCACGCATCGCACTGACCGCCTATCGCTGGGCAGGGATCGTCGCCTTTCCGTGTGCAGGATTGTTCCTGTCCATTCGCGCCGCCAAGGGCAAGGAAGATCGCTCCCGGCGGCTGGAACGGGTCGGCTATGCCGCCGCCAACCGGCCGCGCGGGCCGCTGGTCTGGGTTCATGCCGCCAGCGTCGGCGAGATGATGGCAGTGACGGCCCTGATGCGGGAACTGCGTCGCTGCGAGATCAATGTTCTCCTGACCACAGGCACGACGACCTCTGCCCAGATTGCCGGTGACCGTCTTCAGGACGGCGTCATCCACCAATATGTGCCAATCGATGCCCTGCCCGCCGTGCGCCGGTTTCTCGATTATTGGCAGCCGGACATGATGATCGGCGTGGAATCGGAGATCTGGCCGACCATGCTTCAAGACCTGCATGACCGGCAGATCCCGCAGATCCTGGTCAATGCCCGAATTTCCGACCGCTCCTTTGCCCGCTGGCAGCGCCATCCCAATGTGGCGTCCTCGCTATTTTCCAAGCTTGCCATGGTGGTGGCGCAATCGGAAGTCGATGCCGAACGGTTCCGCGATCTCGGCGCCTGGCCGGTCAGCGTCTCCGGCAATATCAAGGTAGACACGGACGCCCCACCCTGCGACAGCGATCTTTTGTCGAGCTATGAGCGACAGATTGGCCATCGCAAGACCTGGGCGGCAATTTCCACCGCCGAGGGCGAGGAAAAGATCGCCGCCATGGTCCACCGCGCCCTGAAAGCTCATATGGGCCAGCTCAGCATCGTTGTTCCGCGCCATCCGGAACGGGCCGATGCCATCGAGGCAATGATGATCGAGCAGGGGCTGACGGTTGCCCGCCGCAGCCGCAACGATCCGATCACGCCGCAGACCGATGTGTTTCTGGGCGATACAATTGGCGAAATGGGCCTTTATCTGCGGCTGACGGATATCGCCTTCGTCGGTCGCTCCATGATGAAGGAAGGCGGCGGCGGCAATCCGATGGAGCCTGCCGTGCTGGGCTGCGCGGTGCTGAGCGGCCCGCATGTGGAGAATTTCCGCGAAAGCTACCAGCGTCTGGTGCGCCATGGCGCCGCCCGCGTGGTGCGCGATGCCGAAACCCTGGCGAAGGCCGTGCATTTCCTGATGAACAACCACCTGGCACGCCATAAAATGTCCGATTCCGGCATGGAAGCCGTGCAGGACATGCGCGGCGCGCTGACGGCGACCATCAAGGCGATGGAACCCTACATCAATCCCTTGACCGTCAAGGCGCGCCTCGAACCGAAGACGGCAGCGGGCGAATGA